From the genome of Synergistales bacterium, one region includes:
- a CDS encoding agmatinase family protein codes for MDQQTLPAYAGIPTFLRAPQAEQSELSEGSVAVVGVPFDTTCASRPGARFGPRGIREGTLHFMHQIGALTTDRKEMVDIRTGERFAYPYRDILFDTGDVPLYPSDVEATAEAVEEAVYGIARKGAFPVILGGDHYITYPCFCGYARAVEERDDKERMGYLHIDSHLDLTDRTEAWGDHYHGSLARRVAETDYLEVADMAWVGIGGSFQTAERWEFIQQHGLSIYTSRDIEDTGVDGVIEKAFREDLSRCSTVYVTIDIDIVDHAFAPGTGSYVFGGISSSRFLQMMEALSRQPRIGAIDLVEVAPPLDPTGCTSRLAATGLISFLRPRIFDMVK; via the coding sequence ATGGACCAGCAGACACTGCCGGCCTACGCAGGGATCCCCACCTTTCTGCGTGCGCCGCAGGCGGAACAGAGTGAGCTCTCTGAGGGTTCGGTGGCCGTGGTGGGCGTGCCCTTCGACACGACCTGCGCTTCCAGACCCGGGGCGAGGTTCGGCCCGCGGGGCATCCGGGAGGGCACACTGCACTTCATGCACCAGATCGGCGCCCTCACCACGGACCGGAAAGAAATGGTGGATATCCGGACAGGCGAGCGTTTCGCCTATCCCTATAGGGACATCCTCTTCGATACCGGTGACGTGCCCCTCTACCCCTCCGATGTAGAGGCCACCGCCGAGGCCGTGGAAGAGGCGGTCTACGGCATAGCCCGAAAGGGCGCCTTTCCGGTGATCCTCGGAGGGGATCACTACATCACCTACCCCTGCTTCTGCGGATACGCCAGAGCTGTGGAGGAGCGGGACGACAAGGAGAGGATGGGGTACCTCCACATCGATTCCCATCTCGACCTGACGGACCGGACCGAGGCCTGGGGCGACCACTACCACGGATCGCTTGCGCGGAGAGTGGCGGAAACCGACTACCTGGAAGTTGCCGACATGGCCTGGGTGGGCATCGGCGGGAGCTTCCAGACCGCCGAGCGCTGGGAGTTCATCCAGCAGCACGGGCTTTCGATCTACACATCCCGGGATATAGAAGACACCGGGGTGGATGGAGTGATCGAAAAGGCGTTCCGGGAAGATCTGAGCCGGTGCAGCACCGTCTATGTCACCATAGACATTGATATCGTAGACCACGCATTCGCTCCCGGTACGGGCTCCTACGTGTTTGGAGGCATCTCCTCCAGCCGGTTCCTCCAGATGATGGAGGCCCTGAGCAGGCAGCCGCGGATCGGGGCGATCGACCTCGTCGAGGTGGCGCCGCCCCTGGATCCCACGGGCTGCACCTCCAGGCTGGCCGCCACAGGGCTCATCTCCTTTCTGCGGCCCAGAATATTTGATATGGTGAAATGA
- a CDS encoding MurR/RpiR family transcriptional regulator, with product MTVEQLARRAEVSPATVMRTIGRLGYSSFTHFLNDLQKTLISTSSPLWWQLEDSWGEKAADGILRSVSQDNIGNIHASMTEHLSHSFERARDLLLGAESIHVLGLRSTKGLAVYFHSMLHQFLGHVHLIGPCGSDEMFAELFNMSKHDVLFAISLGGPHFAIRTVQAVQFAKEQGIPVILLTSSLTNPGIPAATELLHVPVHSTHYSLIPAVNVIEALIVEIGRHFQDQATDRLRRLGKVLVENKITY from the coding sequence ATGACGGTCGAACAGCTGGCCCGTCGCGCCGAGGTGAGCCCGGCCACGGTCATGCGGACCATCGGCCGGCTGGGGTACAGCTCTTTTACGCACTTTCTCAATGACCTTCAGAAGACGCTGATCTCCACCAGTTCGCCGCTCTGGTGGCAGCTGGAGGACTCCTGGGGTGAGAAGGCCGCCGACGGCATCCTGCGGAGCGTCTCCCAGGACAACATCGGCAATATCCACGCCTCCATGACGGAGCATCTCAGCCACTCCTTCGAGCGGGCCAGGGATCTCCTCCTCGGGGCAGAAAGCATCCATGTCCTGGGACTCCGCTCCACGAAAGGCCTGGCGGTGTACTTCCACTCCATGCTCCACCAGTTCCTCGGTCATGTCCATCTCATCGGCCCCTGCGGGTCCGACGAGATGTTCGCCGAGCTCTTCAACATGAGCAAGCATGACGTGCTGTTCGCCATCTCGCTGGGTGGACCGCACTTCGCCATCCGAACCGTTCAGGCGGTGCAGTTCGCCAAAGAGCAGGGGATTCCCGTCATCCTCCTCACCTCGAGTCTCACCAACCCCGGCATTCCGGCGGCCACAGAGCTGCTGCACGTTCCCGTCCATTCCACACACTACTCGCTGATTCCCGCCGTCAACGTCATCGAAGCGCTGATTGTCGAGATAGGACGTCACTTCCAGGATCAGGCCACCGATCGGCTGCGGCGCCTTGGGAAGGTCCTGGTGGAAAACAAGATCACCTACTAG
- a CDS encoding TRAP transporter permease, translating into MDLLKKLIPKGELVPTRQLYGRVGLIALLLTVGTSLVHAWMNSFGLLMAIKMNAIHLGTVMAIVFLYYPATARSPRENPSVLDWVLAGLSLAGMAFILLQYDRILADRLNVIPFDLVMATMTMILLVEASRRAVGLPLTILSVFFVFYAKYGIYFPGLFAHQGFNWRRIIIRMALTDEGIYGVSLMVSSTYVFMFILFGAFLSATKTSDFFNDFSLALAGKYRGGPAKVAVLASGLMGSISGSSQANVATTGAITIPLMKRVGYMPHFAGAVEAAASTGGILMPPIMGAAAFIMSTFLGVPYATIMIAGATPALLYYLAVMFMVDLRAKRQGLQGLPASEVPPLGKTLLERGHMMIPLILIIYFLIVGYTPLFSAFLGLMSVIVLSMIRKSTRMTWRQFLTALDMGARNAAPVGIACGIVGYIVGSVGMTGFGQVVALNIIMFSGGQLWAALILCMLAAIVLGMGLPATACYIITATIAAPALQQMGVEPIAAHFFAFYFGTMSAVVPPVALTSYTAAGLAGARPMRVAVVGFGLALSGLLLPYLFVYNNDLLMVNTTLPSYLFVLSMGVVGVYALSAGIIGTIKGNMPPWERFAFAIVGVSMVAPLGVYKLGSLAIFSILLVQHILRYRAGAIAPEAEG; encoded by the coding sequence GTGGATCTCTTGAAAAAGCTTATACCCAAGGGAGAACTGGTGCCCACCAGGCAGCTGTACGGCAGGGTCGGCCTGATCGCGCTTCTCCTGACCGTAGGCACCTCCCTGGTGCACGCCTGGATGAACAGCTTCGGTCTTCTGATGGCGATCAAGATGAACGCCATCCACCTGGGGACGGTGATGGCCATTGTTTTTCTCTACTATCCGGCCACCGCCAGGTCGCCCCGCGAGAACCCCAGTGTCCTTGACTGGGTGCTTGCCGGGCTTTCGTTGGCGGGGATGGCGTTTATCCTCCTGCAGTACGATCGGATTCTCGCGGACCGCCTCAATGTGATCCCCTTCGACCTTGTGATGGCCACCATGACCATGATCCTTCTGGTGGAAGCGAGCAGACGGGCGGTGGGCCTTCCGCTGACCATTCTGAGCGTCTTCTTTGTCTTCTATGCCAAGTACGGGATCTATTTCCCCGGCCTTTTCGCTCACCAGGGATTCAACTGGAGGCGGATCATCATCCGCATGGCTCTGACCGACGAGGGGATCTACGGCGTCTCGCTGATGGTTTCTTCCACCTATGTGTTCATGTTCATCCTCTTCGGCGCCTTTCTGTCCGCCACGAAGACCAGCGACTTCTTTAATGACTTTTCACTCGCCCTGGCCGGGAAGTACCGGGGAGGGCCCGCAAAGGTGGCCGTCCTCGCTTCAGGCCTTATGGGAAGCATCTCCGGCAGCTCCCAGGCCAATGTGGCCACCACCGGCGCGATCACCATTCCCCTTATGAAACGGGTGGGCTACATGCCGCACTTCGCCGGTGCCGTGGAGGCCGCCGCGAGTACCGGCGGTATCCTGATGCCGCCCATCATGGGCGCTGCGGCCTTTATCATGAGCACCTTCCTGGGGGTGCCCTACGCAACCATCATGATCGCCGGGGCCACGCCGGCGCTGCTCTACTACCTGGCGGTGATGTTCATGGTGGACCTCCGGGCCAAGCGGCAGGGGCTACAGGGACTGCCCGCCTCGGAGGTGCCCCCTCTGGGGAAGACGCTGCTGGAGCGCGGCCATATGATGATCCCGCTCATCCTGATTATCTACTTTCTCATTGTGGGGTACACGCCGCTCTTTTCGGCCTTCCTGGGGCTCATGTCTGTCATCGTCCTGTCCATGATCCGGAAATCCACGCGCATGACCTGGCGGCAGTTCCTCACCGCCCTCGATATGGGGGCCCGGAATGCCGCACCTGTGGGGATCGCCTGCGGCATTGTGGGGTATATCGTCGGCTCGGTGGGTATGACAGGCTTCGGCCAGGTAGTGGCGCTGAATATCATCATGTTCTCCGGCGGACAGCTCTGGGCCGCGCTGATCCTCTGCATGCTGGCGGCCATCGTGCTCGGTATGGGGCTTCCCGCCACAGCCTGCTACATCATCACCGCCACCATCGCCGCTCCGGCGCTGCAGCAGATGGGGGTGGAGCCGATCGCCGCCCACTTCTTCGCCTTCTATTTCGGCACCATGTCCGCCGTCGTCCCGCCGGTGGCGCTGACGAGCTACACCGCAGCAGGCCTTGCCGGGGCGAGGCCCATGCGGGTCGCCGTGGTGGGCTTCGGCCTGGCGCTTTCGGGTCTGCTTCTGCCCTACCTCTTCGTCTATAACAACGACCTGCTCATGGTCAATACAACCCTGCCGAGCTACCTCTTCGTGCTTTCCATGGGCGTCGTCGGCGTCTATGCGCTCTCCGCCGGCATCATCGGCACCATCAAGGGCAATATGCCCCCCTGGGAACGTTTTGCCTTCGCCATTGTCGGCGTTTCCATGGTGGCGCCTCTGGGGGTGTACAAGCTGGGAAGCCTGGCCATCTTCTCGATCCTCCTGGTGCAGCACATTCTGCGGTACCGCGCCGGAGCGATCGCCCCGGAGGCTGAAGGATAG
- a CDS encoding ornithine cyclodeaminase family protein, whose protein sequence is MSKNWEFLYLSQEDCVAAGGANMGGTMQATERSFFLHGKEDFIQPGKPVIRWGGPETEETTGRIMSMPSWLGGEQYKEELMKRGLLGPINTAGIKYIPSRPENPKKHGLPRASALIVILDPETLHPMCVMDGAIASAMRTGAASGVAVKYLARPDSRVMGLVGSSVQGKTQLMAFKSGMPSLEVCKVYSRTKANAERFAREMSEAADMEIRAVDSAEEAFVGSDVISTATMARESYVNPEWYKEGALHTEISFWDTPPAALKVFDRIYVDDWYQVKHHGVDVSWRAVRDGVIPEDAVNGDLGKVVCGALEGRKDPKERIFFNPIGMGIHDLSEAFRVYSNAREQGLGTTLSLFDEADSWLASLCLEKDSLRQVQ, encoded by the coding sequence ATGTCAAAGAATTGGGAGTTTCTCTATCTCAGCCAGGAAGACTGTGTCGCCGCCGGCGGGGCCAATATGGGCGGCACCATGCAGGCCACGGAGCGGTCCTTCTTTCTCCACGGCAAGGAGGATTTCATCCAGCCGGGCAAGCCGGTGATCCGCTGGGGCGGACCGGAGACCGAGGAGACCACGGGGCGGATCATGTCCATGCCCTCCTGGCTGGGCGGGGAACAGTATAAAGAGGAGCTAATGAAGCGCGGGCTTCTGGGCCCGATCAATACGGCGGGGATCAAGTACATCCCCAGCAGGCCGGAGAACCCCAAAAAGCACGGCCTGCCCAGGGCCAGCGCGCTGATCGTCATCCTCGATCCGGAGACGCTGCACCCCATGTGCGTCATGGACGGCGCCATCGCCAGCGCCATGCGGACCGGTGCGGCCTCCGGCGTGGCTGTGAAGTACCTGGCCAGGCCCGATTCCAGGGTGATGGGCCTGGTGGGATCCAGCGTCCAGGGCAAAACGCAGCTCATGGCCTTCAAGAGCGGCATGCCTTCCCTGGAGGTGTGTAAGGTCTACTCCCGGACCAAGGCCAACGCCGAGCGTTTCGCCCGGGAGATGTCCGAGGCCGCCGATATGGAGATCAGGGCGGTGGACAGCGCCGAGGAGGCCTTCGTCGGTTCCGATGTCATCAGTACCGCCACCATGGCCCGCGAGTCCTACGTCAATCCCGAGTGGTACAAGGAGGGAGCCCTGCACACGGAGATCTCCTTCTGGGACACACCGCCGGCGGCGTTGAAGGTCTTCGACCGGATCTACGTGGACGACTGGTACCAGGTGAAACACCACGGTGTGGATGTCAGCTGGCGGGCCGTCCGGGACGGCGTCATCCCCGAGGACGCTGTCAATGGCGATCTGGGCAAGGTGGTCTGCGGGGCCCTGGAGGGAAGGAAGGACCCGAAGGAACGGATCTTTTTCAATCCCATCGGCATGGGGATCCACGACCTCTCGGAGGCCTTCAGGGTCTACAGCAACGCCCGGGAACAGGGGTTGGGAACCACACTCAGCCTCTTCGACGAGGCCGACAGCTGGCTTGCGTCGTTGTGTCTCGAAAAGGATAGCCTCAGGCAGGTGCAATAG
- a CDS encoding TAXI family TRAP transporter solute-binding subunit — MKKSILGLGIALLLVVAVTASAGAMEFVTIVTGSTGGTYYPVGTIIANHCNQELMTEGYKYSAQTSGGTTENLDMLKNDEAQMAIAMCNLTGFAYTGTNRYEGDANPNLRYVMALWPETSQFVYAKGSGIEGWDSLEGKKISVGPPASGTEFSTRTILKAVAGLTFDDITAEYLGYSESSQAIQNGRIDAALLEAGYPTSAVTELYAGRTDVDMLHFDAEAKDKLLGEAPWYAPVTIPAETYPGQEEEIPVVGIMCSLVAHPDLSDEAVYKTLEVVFGSREDLLKEHAVFYNVDFDNPMSGLFGAPLHAGAVKYYRDNGFTVPDKLLPPEMK; from the coding sequence GTGAAAAAAAGTATATTAGGGCTCGGTATTGCACTCTTGTTGGTTGTAGCTGTGACGGCGTCTGCTGGCGCAATGGAGTTCGTGACCATCGTGACCGGTTCCACAGGGGGAACATACTATCCTGTGGGCACGATCATAGCGAACCACTGTAACCAGGAGCTGATGACCGAGGGGTACAAGTATTCTGCCCAGACTTCCGGCGGAACGACGGAAAACCTGGATATGCTGAAAAACGACGAGGCCCAGATGGCCATCGCCATGTGCAACCTCACCGGTTTTGCCTACACAGGGACCAATCGTTACGAAGGCGATGCCAACCCCAACCTGCGCTATGTCATGGCGCTGTGGCCCGAGACCTCCCAGTTTGTCTACGCCAAGGGCTCCGGGATCGAGGGCTGGGACTCCCTGGAGGGCAAAAAGATCTCCGTCGGGCCGCCTGCTTCGGGCACGGAGTTCAGCACACGGACCATCCTCAAGGCCGTTGCAGGCCTGACCTTTGACGACATAACCGCCGAATATCTTGGATACAGCGAGTCCTCCCAGGCGATCCAGAACGGCAGGATCGACGCCGCCCTTCTGGAAGCCGGCTATCCCACCTCCGCGGTGACAGAGCTCTACGCGGGCAGGACAGATGTGGATATGCTCCATTTCGACGCCGAAGCCAAGGACAAGCTGCTCGGCGAGGCCCCCTGGTACGCCCCCGTCACCATTCCGGCGGAGACCTACCCCGGCCAGGAAGAGGAGATCCCTGTGGTCGGCATCATGTGCTCTCTCGTGGCGCATCCCGACCTTTCCGACGAAGCTGTCTACAAGACCCTGGAAGTGGTCTTCGGCTCACGGGAGGATCTCCTGAAAGAGCACGCCGTGTTCTATAACGTCGATTTCGACAACCCCATGTCTGGGCTCTTTGGTGCTCCACTCCATGCGGGAGCAGTCAAGTACTACAGGGACAACGGGTTCACCGTGCCAGACAAGCTTCTGCCTCCCGAAATGAAATAA